The Brassica napus cultivar Da-Ae chromosome C1, Da-Ae, whole genome shotgun sequence DNA segment TCCTCTCCTCTCCTCACTTcgcctccctccctccctcttCTTCAACTCTGATGAGTTTCGGTTTCATAGTGCAAAGACCCCGGTTACAGTAAAAATATCTCGGTATTTTCTAAACCGGACCATTTGTATCTCGGTATTTTCTAAACCGGGACAATGTCTATGTTTGTTTTTCTGGTAACTCAGCTGGTTCTAGAAGAAAAACTGTCTGATTTATTGCAAAGTTGTACTAATTGATGAATAGAAGATGCAAGAAAAATAGACTGGGTAGGGAAAATGACAAATCTATGCATGTTAGGAACAAATATGAACACCAGAGACAAAAGCTGCCAAAGATAAGGAGGCCTAAGTTAGTTGGGCCTAATATGTATTAGATTAGCCTTGAATAGTTTTTTAAATGGGCCTTATCTGCTTTCTTATTGGGTCCAATGTTCTTATTGCCGACTGAAGAGAAAGTCTACATTTTTGTTGACTTGTGTTGATTCATGACtggtgtgtgtcagtgtgtgatATGAAAGGGAATAGATTCATCTTATAGAGGAATACAAGAAGAATCGATCAAACAAAGTCCGCTTGAAAACTAAGCAAACTAAAACAAATACTttcgtcttcttttttttcttttcttttccaagCTGCATGATTCTTATTTGCTTACATTTACATACATACTTAATTGATGAGCTAGCAGTTAAACATCAGCTTTGTTCCACTTGTTATCTTTTTCTAAAGTACACCGCACACGAATCTTTTCATCgagattaaacaaaaataagatgCTTATGTTCCTTATTCCCACATGCATGTGCATGCATCTATATCTTCATGGAAGCTAATTTTTGAAAAGCAATTTCTTATAATACGGCTGTATAAGGCCACATGCGTCAATACATCAAAATAGGAGGACTTGGATATTGCGGATTTGTACCTAATTGTGTTTTTAGACATGTGTGGATGTAAAATCCTCTGCATGGTTTACAACTTGAAAGCCTAGAACCCTATTGCATAATATAGTCTGTAGATATGCTTGtctgcttttatttattttttatatcaaaaatatatgtgtCAGTGCCAGTCCAGaatcaaactttataatttGCAAGACGTCGTgtgttctttcttttctttcataAATACTAATATTCGCTTGTGCTGAATATTGCATCACCGAtcgacatttgttgttaaaatcATGATGCAGTCAAGGGAAGAGAGGAGATCTGAGTCACCATCAGGTCTTGTACTGACCACCGATCCTAAGCCTCGCCTTCGTTGGACCGCCGAGCTTCATGAACGCTTCGTTGACGCTGTTACTCACCTTGGAGGCCCTGACAGTAcgttttcatcatcatcatcttataTTGATTCATTTGCAGTGTATATATTATGAAGCTGATAAGTATGATATATATTAACAGAGGCTACACCTAAGACGATAATGAGAGTGATGGGCGTGAAGGGTCTTACACTTTATCATCTCAAGAGCCATCTCCAGGTCTCTCTACCATAATCTTGCTTCCTACTCTATATATCATTCCTACTTCCCCGCTAAAAATGCATTTAGTGGTAAAGTGTGGATTTCTCCTTGAAGGACCACCGCTTAGATTGGAATATCATCCTTACTTTGTTCATCTTTAGTTTCCTATTCTTTACAATTTTTGTTCTTGATTCCTTCTTGTTTAGGTAGTTTTGCATATAGttagaattaaaatatatagtactggttaatataaattaatatgtatatatgttttcagaaGTTCAGACTTGGAAAGCAGCCTCACAAGGACCATAGCCATGGTCACTCCACTAATATTAGGGATCCTAATAGAGGTGCGCAGTATTGATCAGCCTTCTTATTAAATTGAACTCTATGTATTGGTTAATTTCTGACTGCGCCATGAATACCTTTTATATTTGGTAATCAACATCGATCAATCATGCATGCAGTTTCCATGTTGGATCTTCAAAGGAATGTTGTATTCACTACTCCCCATTTCACTGGTCACAATATGAATGAGTATGTGCGCTCCAATTCCAATATAGTTATATAGAcctaaaatcttattatatatataactaagtGGTAATTATGATTGGTGATGAAGGATGCAAACTGAAGTGCACAGAAGAATAGAGGAAGAGGTAGAATTAGAAAGACAGGTAAATCAAAGGATAGAAGCACAAGGGAAATACATGGAGAGCATGCTAGAGAAAGCATGTGAGACACAAGAAGCAAGCCTTACCAAAGACTACTCTACTCTCTTTTTCGACCGAACCACTATTTGCAACAACTCATCACCCCTCACAATCCAATGGTTCGAGGATCAGTTTCCTTCGTCTTCCTCTATGGACTCTGCAATGCATCTCCCTGACATCAATTCCAACTTCTCCCTCCAAGATTCTCGGAGTTCCATCACCAAGAACCATACGGTTTGCCTCGGTTAAAGATTACTATATATAGGTCTAGCTATTTGACTCTTCCTACTCTAGCTTTAATGTGCACTTGGTGTATAAACGCACAAACTTGCATGTAATAACTTCTGTCAAACATGAAGTAGATCTTCGTTACCCACTCTAATAAATGTGATGATGTGCAATAGATAGTGAAGTAGGCTGCCTCATGCATTCTCAATTACTTGtaaactgaaaattttaaaagatctTGTCTTTCTAATCACGGTTGTAGTCATTATCACCAACAATACTTACTTTTCATCACTCATAATTCTGATGTTTTTCTTGCCAATCGTTAATCGAAATACTAAAAGCTCATTTATTGCAAACGGGAGACAAAATGCAAGTTTGGAAAGTTTCTGTGAACAGAGTGTGTTCTGTGTCAGGGAGTTCAAGAGACATGCAACATCTCTTCTTTCAGTGCTCTTACTCGACTGAAGTGTGGGAATCTCTGGTGAAAGGGTTTTTTAGGGATAATTTCACCACTGACTGGGATGATATTGGGAAAATGGTTTCTGGTAGAAGCTACCCTCCAATAGAAATGTTTTTTATCAGATACTCTCTTCAGGTTGCAGTCCATATCATTTGGAGAGAAATAAATGGTAGAAAGCATGGAGAGGAACCAAAAGCGGCTGCCATACTGAGTAAGCTTATCGACAAAACGATAAGGCTTCACCTTCTTGCTATCAAAGCCACGGGTCATGCATACTTGAAAAGGAGTTTACGCACTTGGTTTGGAACAAGGCAAGTTCCAAATCCAATATAGAAAATAGaagatttcttttattttagttgattaagtatataaataaaaacagaaacacTAGATGTAACACAGTTTTGacttaatataattttacattcattcaaaaaaaaaaaaaaaaaaaaatttgaagcgGTAAGGTTAGATGGGCCGATCAGATCCCACCATAATAGGGTCACAATATATGAATGTTTTGAGACAAATAAGAGCCTGGTCAAGGCGGGGTTTATGTCGTTGTCTGAACTCTCAAAGTCTGTGGAAGTCTTGTGGGAAACGGTCAACAAAGGATGTTTAACATAACTTACTTAAAGATAAGATTTAACGGTGGAGTATATGTGTTATTTGTTTTCTCTTACACTTCAACAGCTTTCAAATATCTGTTATTATTCGTTGTTTCTTCTCATTTTTAAACACAAAGTTAAAAGTATGTAAATATATGTCACGTTTTATCGCAAATCGTTCGTCCCGTTGTTCTAAGAGTAACctctttgataaaaactaatGAGTATCtagattagaaaataataataatagaagaTAATTTTGTTAAGCAAATGAATCTTAGGTAATaaactaagagcatgattaacccgggattcttaggatgaggttcttagcagaagttaagaaactgtttcttaacttccgctaaaaaCCCCATTCTAAAAATttcgggttaatcatggtctaataaATGAGAAACAATGGCATTTGAAATTTTCATGAGTTCTCAAAGTTTTCTATATGAGAATTTCTTACTTTCTCACTTCTTttcgatatttttttaattttaatcatgatatcttcttcttatatacttgcaATGGATATGCTCTAAAAATATGTTCGAAATGATTCTCAATAAGTTTGCGAAGAAAACTACTCAACACAAAACAAACCTCAAGAACTGTTGACGGTAtggtttttttataaaactgttgACGGCATATATGTTTCATGTTAATAAACTAGTACGTCCATCTAAACATCTGGTACAAATTAACTAAGAAAAAGCTTAAACCAGGAAACACAAATTAACTTCCAGAAAAGAGAGCTTCTTTGTTACTACTCCGACGATCAAAATCACGCACGTGATTTGTAAAAGCAGACTCATGAATCATGATTACCCAGTTTATTTTTTAGGACCGATGAATTGTGTTACATCATTCTGACTTCATGTTGTCAAATTAATACCAGAAATGTCCTAACAATTGCATAT contains these protein-coding regions:
- the LOC125575021 gene encoding myb family transcription factor PHL12-like isoform X1 encodes the protein MMQSREERRSESPSGLVLTTDPKPRLRWTAELHERFVDAVTHLGGPDKATPKTIMRVMGVKGLTLYHLKSHLQKFRLGKQPHKDHSHGHSTNIRDPNRVGNQHRSIMHAVSMLDLQRNVVFTTPHFTGHNMNEMQTEVHRRIEEEVELERQVNQRIEAQGKYMESMLEKACETQEASLTKDYSTLFFDRTTICNNSSPLTIQWFEDQFPSSSSMDSAMHLPDINSNFSLQDSRSSITKNHTVCLG
- the LOC125575021 gene encoding myb family transcription factor PHL12-like isoform X2, translating into MMQSREERRSESPSGLVLTTDPKPRLRWTAELHERFVDAVTHLGGPDKATPKTIMRVMGVKGLTLYHLKSHLQKFRLGKQPHKDHSHGHSTNIRDPNRVSMLDLQRNVVFTTPHFTGHNMNEMQTEVHRRIEEEVELERQVNQRIEAQGKYMESMLEKACETQEASLTKDYSTLFFDRTTICNNSSPLTIQWFEDQFPSSSSMDSAMHLPDINSNFSLQDSRSSITKNHTVCLG